A window from Solea senegalensis isolate Sse05_10M linkage group LG15, IFAPA_SoseM_1, whole genome shotgun sequence encodes these proteins:
- the LOC122782250 gene encoding leucine-rich glioma-inactivated protein 1-like: MEKSRRMQRRGSTWFIVSFSLVLACVVLVVDSRKAKQPRCPSACTCTKDNALCESAGLIPRSFPFDVISLSFVKSEFTEIPKESFIHTPALHLLLFTANNLESINEDAFLGLPHLEYLFIENNQIKSISPNAFRGLKTLVHLSLAYNNLETLPKDLFSGLEALTKVDLRGNQFTCDCKLKWLVEWIASTNATVDQIYCKGPASQLDKKINDLVPQSFDCITTEFASYQSLKFESISVEAFSFGNDQYVVFAQPFIGKCSFLEWDHVEMVFRNFDDIDSTSTVICKPLVIDNQLFIIVAQLFGGSHIYKRDTSANKFIKLQGIDILKIRKPNDVETFLIDGESFFVIADSSKAGSTTIYKWNGNGFYSHQSLHEWYRDTDVEYMEISSKPHLILSSSSQRPVIYQWNKGNKQFDIRTDIPEMEDVYAVKHFLVKSDLFICLTRFIGDSKVMRWDGALFRELQTMPSRGSMVFQPFTVSSWQYAILGSDYSFTQVYRWDDKKGMFVHFQELNIQAPRAFSPVSIDNRQFLLASSFKGKTQIYEHLVIDLSNE; the protein is encoded by the exons ATGGAGAAATCACGCAGGATGCAACGCAGAGGATCGACCTGGTTCATCGTGAGCTTTTCACTCGTGCTGGCGTGTGTTGTGCTCGTGGTGGACAGCAGGAAAGCCAAGCAGCCGCGCTGTCCCTCCGCATGTACGTGTACCAAAGATAACGCGCTGTGCGAGAGCGCAGGATTGATCCCACGCAGCTTCCCATTCGATGTCATATCACT aTCATTCGTCAAGTCTGAATTCACTGAAATCCCAAAGGAGAGCTTCATCCACACGCCTGCTCTGCATCTCCT ACTCTTCACAGCCAACAACCTGGAATCTATAAACGAGGATGCTTTCCTTGGTCTTCCCCATCTGGAGTATCT GTTCATCGAAAACAACCAAATCAAGTCCATATCACCCAATGCTTTCCGTGGCCTGAAAACCTTAGTGCACCT gAGTCTGGCCTACAACAACCTGGAGACTCTTCCCAAAGATTTGTTCTCTGGTCTTGAAGCCTTAACTAAAGT AGACCTGCGGGGAAACCAGTTCACCTGCGACTGTAAGCTCAAATGGTTGGTGGAGTGGATCGCCAGCACCAACGCCACAGTGGATCAGATTTACTGCAAAGGCCCGGCCTCACAGCTGGACAAGAAGATCAACGACCTGGTGCCACAGTCATTCGACTGCATCACCACAG AGTTTGCTTCCTACCAGTCGCTGAAGTTTGAGTCCATATCTGTGGAGGCGTTCTCCTTTGGGAATGACCAGTATGTGGTGTTTGCTCAGCCCTTCATTGGGAAATGCAGTTTTCTGGAGTGGGATCACGTGGAGATGGTCTTCAGAAACTTTGATGACATTGACA GCACATCCACGGTGATTTGCAAACCTCTGGTCATTGACAATCAGCTCTTCATAATTGTGGCTCAGCTGTTCGGCGGCTCGCACATCTATAAGCGTGACACCTCTGCAAACAAATTCATCAAGCTCCAGGGCATCGACATCCTCAAAATCCGCAAACCGAACGACGTCGAGACCTTCCTCATCGATGGAGAATCGTTCTTTGTCATAGCAGACAGCTCTAAGGCCGGTTCCACCACCATCTACAAGTGGAATGGTAACGGCTTCTACTCTCACCAGTCGCTCCACGAGTGGTACCGGGACACCGACGTGGAGTACATGGAGATTTCGTCCAAGCCTCACCTGATCCTGTCCAGCAGCTCCCAGAGGCCAGTCATCTACCAGTGGAACAAAGGCAACAAGCAGTTTGACATACGCACAGACATCCCAGAGATGGAGGACGTCTACGCTGTGAAGCATTTCCTCGTGAAGTCCGACCTCTTCATCTGCCTGACGCGCTTCATCGGTGACTCCAAAGTGATGCGCTGGGATGGGGCCCTCTTTAGGGAACTGCAGACCATGCCGTCTCGTGGATCCATGGTGTTCCAGCCGTTCACGGTGAGCAGCTGGCAGTACGCCATCCTGGGCAGCGATTACTCTTTCACCCAGGTTTACCGCTGGGACGATAAGAAGGGCATGTTTGTCCATTTCCAGGAGCTGAACATCCAGGCACCGAGAGCTTTCTCTCCAGTCTCCATAGACAACAGGCAGTTCCTGCTGGCCTCCAGTTTCAAAGGGAAAACTCAGATCTACGAGCACCTGGTCATTGATCTGAGCAATGAGTGA